In a genomic window of Mycolicibacterium neoaurum VKM Ac-1815D:
- a CDS encoding globin produces the protein MGAVTQPQHSFYDDVGGHETFTAIVAKFYELVREDEILLPLYPEDDIDGAEERLRLFLEQYWGGPRTYSDRRGHPRLRMRHAPFRIGFLERDAWLRCMHTAVASIDSQTLDDRHRKALLDYFQMAADSMVNSAF, from the coding sequence ATGGGTGCGGTGACCCAGCCGCAGCATTCGTTCTACGACGACGTCGGTGGCCACGAGACGTTCACCGCGATCGTGGCCAAGTTCTACGAACTGGTGCGCGAGGACGAGATCCTGCTCCCCCTCTATCCCGAGGACGATATCGACGGCGCCGAGGAACGGCTACGGCTGTTCCTCGAGCAGTACTGGGGTGGGCCGCGGACCTACTCCGATCGACGCGGGCATCCTCGGCTACGGATGCGCCACGCACCGTTCCGGATCGGATTCCTGGAGCGCGACGCCTGGCTGCGCTGTATGCACACCGCGGTCGCCTCGATCGACTCACAGACACTGGACGACCGGCACCGCAAGGCGCTGCTGGACTACTTCCAGATGGCCGCCGACTCGATGGTGAACTCGGCATTCTGA
- a CDS encoding HNH endonuclease, with translation MSQRTKSPARRAGYQSSTAVVGSTGARSLQVADIATAVHHGSVWGRRRVLLLNSTYEPLTALPMRRAVIMLMCGKADVVHDDPSGPVIHSATRTIVVPSVIRLRTFVRVPYRARIPMTRAALMHRDRFRCAYCGGKADTVDHVIPRSRGGEHSWENCVAACSACNHRKADRLLSELGWSLRAAPMPPKGQHWRLLSSVKELDPAWMRYLGEGAA, from the coding sequence ATGTCGCAGCGCACGAAAAGCCCTGCTCGACGAGCGGGCTACCAGAGCTCCACGGCCGTGGTCGGTTCTACCGGCGCGCGCTCCCTGCAGGTTGCCGATATCGCAACGGCCGTCCATCACGGTTCGGTGTGGGGTCGACGTCGGGTCCTACTGCTCAACTCCACCTATGAGCCGCTGACCGCGCTGCCGATGCGGCGTGCGGTCATCATGCTCATGTGCGGTAAGGCCGATGTCGTGCACGACGACCCCAGCGGGCCCGTCATCCACTCCGCCACCCGCACCATCGTGGTGCCCTCGGTGATCCGGTTGCGGACCTTCGTCCGCGTGCCCTACCGGGCACGTATCCCCATGACCAGGGCGGCGTTGATGCATCGGGACAGGTTCCGGTGCGCCTATTGCGGCGGTAAGGCCGACACCGTCGACCACGTCATTCCGCGCAGCCGAGGTGGCGAGCATTCCTGGGAGAATTGCGTCGCGGCGTGCTCGGCCTGCAACCACCGCAAGGCCGATCGGTTGCTCTCCGAGCTGGGCTGGTCGCTGCGTGCCGCACCGATGCCGCCGAAGGGACAGCACTGGCGGCTGTTGTCCTCGGTGAAGGAACTCGATCCGGCCTGGATGAGATATCTGGGTGAAGGCGCGGCGTGA
- the ctaJ gene encoding aa3-type cytochrome oxidase subunit CtaJ, which produces MSTALTHSLLGGVPLVLFLVLAALAYRHKGPHPKSYKLGDEWTHDPILWAADEPADHGHGGHGDHVTVGGGASGKW; this is translated from the coding sequence GTGAGCACAGCACTTACCCATTCCCTGTTGGGTGGGGTCCCGCTGGTCTTGTTTCTGGTGTTGGCCGCGTTGGCCTACCGCCACAAGGGACCGCACCCGAAGTCATACAAACTCGGCGACGAGTGGACCCACGATCCGATCCTGTGGGCCGCAGACGAGCCTGCCGACCATGGCCATGGCGGCCACGGCGATCACGTGACGGTGGGAGGTGGCGCAAGTGGCAAGTGGTAG
- a CDS encoding HNH endonuclease → MAVSNSRRARAARRRTRRVKAVVNDLTAAQWTAIQDAWGGCAYCGVTGRPLQRDCVMAISRGGRYTIENVVPACGACNASKCNDEVTGWMRRKRLDERLFLERYVAIRAQLV, encoded by the coding sequence GTCAGCAACTCGCGCAGAGCCCGCGCCGCCCGTCGGCGCACCCGCCGCGTCAAGGCGGTCGTCAACGACCTCACCGCGGCGCAGTGGACGGCCATCCAGGACGCCTGGGGCGGCTGCGCCTACTGCGGGGTGACGGGTCGACCGCTGCAGCGTGATTGCGTCATGGCGATCTCGCGCGGCGGGCGCTACACGATCGAGAACGTGGTGCCCGCCTGCGGCGCATGCAATGCCAGCAAGTGCAATGACGAGGTCACCGGCTGGATGCGGCGCAAGCGGCTCGACGAGCGGCTGTTCCTGGAGCGCTACGTCGCCATCCGCGCACAGCTGGTCTGA
- a CDS encoding DUF5130 domain-containing protein: protein MASGSHTNEIARTTTDVDLPYGYALTSSGRISGVTEPGELSVHYPFSVKDLVALDNALKYGSRYAKARFAVFIGDLGADTAATAREILAKVPTADNAVLLAVSPNQKAIEVVYGSEVKGRGAETAAPLGISAALGSLRDGNLIDALVSAVNVMSAAISPA from the coding sequence GTGGCAAGTGGTAGCCATACCAACGAGATCGCCAGGACGACGACCGATGTCGACCTGCCCTACGGTTACGCGCTGACCAGTAGCGGGCGCATCTCCGGTGTCACCGAGCCCGGCGAACTCTCGGTGCACTACCCGTTCTCGGTGAAGGACCTGGTCGCCCTTGACAACGCACTGAAGTACGGATCGCGTTACGCCAAGGCACGGTTCGCGGTGTTCATCGGTGACCTCGGTGCCGATACCGCGGCCACCGCCCGCGAGATCCTGGCCAAGGTGCCGACCGCCGACAACGCGGTGCTGCTGGCCGTCTCGCCGAACCAGAAGGCGATCGAGGTCGTCTATGGCTCCGAGGTCAAGGGCCGTGGCGCCGAGACCGCCGCACCGCTGGGGATCTCCGCGGCGCTCGGATCGCTGCGCGACGGCAACCTCATCGACGCGCTCGTCAGCGCCGTCAACGTCATGTCTGCGGCGATCTCGCCGGCCTGA
- a CDS encoding acyl-CoA thioesterase, whose amino-acid sequence MAERFVTPVAVRWSDIDMYQHVNHATMVTLLEEARVPFLHEPFVNDIDTIGLLIAEVNVKYKGQVRLMDSPLQVTIWVNRLRTVDFTLGYEVRSAGADPDSKPAVIAETQLVAFNIAQQKLVRLLPHHREYLERFRR is encoded by the coding sequence GTGGCTGAACGTTTTGTCACGCCGGTGGCTGTGCGATGGTCGGATATCGACATGTACCAGCACGTCAATCACGCCACCATGGTCACGCTGCTGGAAGAGGCGCGGGTGCCCTTCCTGCACGAGCCCTTCGTCAACGACATCGACACCATCGGCCTGCTGATCGCCGAGGTCAACGTCAAGTACAAGGGCCAGGTCCGGCTGATGGATTCGCCGCTGCAGGTGACCATCTGGGTGAACCGGCTGCGCACGGTCGACTTCACCCTGGGCTATGAGGTGCGCTCCGCTGGTGCCGATCCGGACTCCAAACCGGCCGTCATCGCCGAGACCCAGCTGGTGGCGTTCAACATCGCCCAACAGAAGTTGGTGCGGTTGCTGCCGCACCACCGTGAGTACCTGGAGCGGTTCCGGCGATGA
- a CDS encoding glycoside hydrolase family 13 protein, with amino-acid sequence MHHPTWWSRAVFYQIYPRSFADSNGDGVGDLDGITARMDYLAALGVQALWLNPVMVSPMADHGYDVSDPRDIDPLFGDLAALDGLVAAAHDRGIRVTMDLVPNHVSSAHPWFVEALADPSRRDRFIFRDGTGADGASPPNNWVSIFGGPAWTRVPDGQWYLHLFDSAQPDLNWEHPEVFADIEATLRFWLDRGVDGFRIDVAHGMAKPADLPDMDLTENRLLRNKADDPRFDDDAVHDIHRFIRRVLDDYPDAVTVGEIWVHGNEQFAKYLRPDELHLGFNFQLVQADFAADAVRTAIDNSLAAAALAGAPPTWTLSNHDVVREVSRYGDGAVGLARARAMALVTLALPGSVFVYNGAELGLPNVDLPDEVLQDPVWERSGRSERGRDGCRVPIPWSGSHPPYGFAATADTWLPMPAGWESLTVQAQSGDPSSTLELYRRAIELRSARTEFSGDGVEWIGPQTFRRTGGLMCVVNTGDAPLPLPAGEVLLASGPLADGALPPDTAAWVV; translated from the coding sequence ATGCACCACCCGACATGGTGGTCGCGGGCGGTGTTCTATCAGATCTACCCACGGTCGTTCGCCGACAGCAACGGCGACGGGGTCGGCGACCTCGACGGCATCACCGCCCGGATGGACTACCTGGCCGCGCTCGGCGTACAGGCGCTGTGGCTCAACCCGGTGATGGTCTCGCCGATGGCCGACCACGGATACGACGTGTCCGACCCGCGCGATATCGACCCGCTCTTCGGTGACCTGGCCGCACTGGACGGGTTGGTGGCGGCGGCCCATGACCGCGGTATCCGGGTGACCATGGATCTGGTGCCCAACCACGTCAGCTCGGCACATCCGTGGTTCGTCGAGGCGCTGGCCGATCCGTCCCGGCGCGACCGGTTCATCTTCCGCGACGGCACCGGAGCCGACGGTGCGTCACCGCCCAACAACTGGGTGTCGATCTTCGGCGGTCCGGCCTGGACCCGGGTGCCCGACGGGCAGTGGTACCTGCATCTGTTCGACTCGGCCCAGCCGGATCTGAACTGGGAGCACCCCGAGGTGTTCGCCGATATCGAGGCGACACTGCGGTTCTGGCTGGACCGCGGCGTCGACGGGTTCCGCATCGATGTGGCGCACGGGATGGCCAAACCGGCCGACCTGCCGGACATGGACCTGACCGAGAATCGCTTGCTGCGCAACAAGGCCGACGATCCGCGGTTCGACGATGACGCGGTGCACGATATCCACCGGTTCATCCGCCGGGTGCTCGACGACTATCCGGATGCGGTCACCGTCGGCGAGATCTGGGTGCACGGCAACGAGCAGTTCGCCAAGTACCTGCGGCCCGACGAACTGCACCTGGGCTTCAACTTCCAACTGGTGCAGGCCGATTTCGCCGCCGACGCGGTGCGGACGGCCATCGACAACTCACTCGCCGCGGCCGCACTGGCCGGCGCGCCACCGACCTGGACCTTGTCGAATCACGATGTGGTACGAGAGGTCTCGCGCTACGGCGACGGTGCCGTCGGCCTGGCGAGGGCGCGGGCGATGGCGCTGGTGACGCTGGCGTTGCCGGGTTCGGTGTTCGTCTACAACGGCGCCGAACTGGGCCTGCCGAATGTCGACCTGCCCGACGAGGTGCTCCAGGATCCGGTCTGGGAGCGTTCGGGCCGCAGCGAGCGGGGGCGCGACGGCTGCCGCGTGCCGATACCGTGGAGCGGCTCGCACCCGCCTTACGGGTTCGCCGCGACTGCGGACACCTGGTTGCCGATGCCCGCCGGCTGGGAATCGCTGACCGTGCAGGCGCAGTCCGGTGACCCGTCGTCGACGTTGGAGCTCTACCGACGCGCGATCGAGTTGCGCTCCGCCCGAACGGAGTTCTCCGGTGATGGTGTCGAATGGATTGGGCCTCAGACATTTCGGCGCACCGGCGGACTGATGTGCGTGGTCAACACCGGCGACGCGCCGTTGCCGCTGCCGGCCGGCGAGGTGCTGCTGGCCAGCGGACCCCTCGCCGACGGCGCCCTGCCACCGGACACCGCCGCCTGGGTGGTGTGA
- a CDS encoding NAD-glutamate dehydrogenase produces MTVNPGTTAQVHLDGDALARLSDAYAETHHGPFGDAPAADTAITAPIARPTTTAVPPELITAHATLGRRRAPGETLVAVYAADDPAGFGPAIQIVTDHSAMLMDSVTVLLHRLGVAYVGVMNPVLRVSRNGDGDLVELAAAGDPDTAVDGTHEMWVHIRLAASADADAVARVTELLPSVLADAREVAADSAALNATLIGLANALDSDHAGHFLGPDRRDVAALLHWLGDGHFVLLGYQRCAVQHGAATVDPASRLGVLKLRTDVLPQLTDAEDLLVLAQATMPSFVRYGAYPYIVVVRENPAGASSSQAIEHRFVGLFTIAAMNANVLEIPLISRRVDEVLAQSHSDPSHPGQLMLDVIQTIPRSELFALHTPDLMEMARAVVDLGSLRRTLLFLRADQLGHFVSALVYLPRDRYTTAVRLSMQDILVRELGGASIDYAARVSESPWALVHFTVKMPDGVQRSDIDTSAQNEDRIQQLLTEAARTWADRLIGSVKSGSLSQGSAEHYANAFPEVYKQAFTPKEAIDDIAIIEELQDNSVKLVFRDGGQDRVDWLTWYLGGRSASLSELLPMLQCMGVVVLEERPFMVTRPDGLPVWIYQFRVSPHQSIPSTPDSQIEDVARRFADTVTAIWHGRAEIDHFNELVLRAGLTWQQVTILRGYAKYLRQAGFPYSQSFVEGVLNGNPSTARSLVELFEALFTPEADLAESGRTLDAQAAAAAVAADIDALVSLDTDRVLRAFASLVQATLRTNYFVGSPDSARAQDVLSFKLNPGLIDELPLPRPKFEIFVYSPRVEGVHLRFGFVARGGLRWSDRREDFRTEILGLVKAQAVKNAVIVPVGAKGGFVVKSPPVPTGDAAVDRDATRAEGVACYRLFISGLLDLTDNVDKSTGEVVTPAGVVRRDGDDAYLVVAADKGTATFSDIANDVAKSYGFWLGDAFASGGSVGYDHKAMGITARGAWESVKRHFREIGVDTQSQDFTVVGVGDMSGDVFGNGMLLSKHIRLVAAFDHRDIFLDPDPDPAASWAERERMFALPRSSWADYDTRLISEGGGVFSRAQKSIPISAQVREVLGLPDGVQEMTPPALMKAILLAPVDLFWNGGIGTYIKAESESDADVGDRANDAVRVNGNQLRVKVVGEGGNLGVTQRGRIEFDLAGGRINTDALDNSAGVDCSDHEVNIKILVDSLVTTGKVSADERTELLMSMTDEVGRLVLADNIDQNDLMGTSRANAASLLAVHARQIREFVTERGLNRELEALPSEKEILRRREIGIGLTSPELATLMAHVKLTLKDEVLRTDLPDQEVFAARIPQYFPVELRDRFVGEIRSHQLRREIVTTMLVNDLVDTSGITYAYRMTEDTGVGPVDAVRAYAATDAIFKVGEVWRDIKEAGIGGLPTAVTDRMTLDLRRLIDRAGRWLVNYRPQPLAVGAEINRFAEQVATLTPLMPQWLRGDDKAIVAKESGEFEAQGVSKELAYTVANGLYRYSLLDVIDIADIADRDAVEVADTYFALMDHLGIDGLLTAISGLERDDRWHSLARLAIRDDIYGSLRALCFDVLAVGEPDETGEQKIEEWEFTNSSRVDRAQRTLDEIQSEGQRDLATLSVAARQIRSMTRTSGTGTSG; encoded by the coding sequence ATGACGGTGAACCCCGGAACGACCGCACAGGTGCATCTGGACGGAGATGCTCTGGCGCGGCTGTCCGATGCCTATGCCGAGACCCATCACGGCCCCTTCGGTGACGCACCGGCCGCGGATACCGCGATCACCGCGCCGATCGCCCGACCCACCACCACGGCGGTGCCCCCGGAGCTGATCACCGCCCACGCGACGCTCGGTCGCCGCCGCGCACCGGGGGAGACCCTGGTGGCGGTGTACGCCGCCGACGACCCAGCCGGTTTCGGTCCGGCCATCCAGATCGTGACCGACCACAGCGCGATGCTGATGGACTCGGTCACCGTCCTGCTGCATCGGCTCGGCGTGGCCTACGTCGGCGTGATGAACCCGGTGCTGCGGGTCAGCCGCAACGGTGACGGAGACCTGGTGGAGCTGGCCGCCGCGGGCGATCCCGATACGGCGGTCGACGGTACGCACGAGATGTGGGTGCACATCCGGCTGGCCGCCTCCGCCGATGCCGACGCCGTCGCGCGGGTGACCGAGCTACTGCCCTCGGTGCTGGCCGACGCGCGTGAGGTGGCCGCCGATTCCGCGGCGCTGAACGCGACGTTGATCGGGTTGGCCAATGCGCTGGACTCCGACCATGCCGGGCACTTCCTCGGCCCGGATCGCCGTGATGTGGCCGCGCTGCTGCATTGGCTCGGCGACGGCCACTTCGTCCTGCTCGGTTACCAGCGTTGCGCCGTGCAGCACGGTGCGGCCACCGTCGATCCGGCCAGCCGGCTCGGTGTGCTCAAGTTGCGCACCGATGTGCTGCCCCAGCTGACCGACGCCGAGGACCTGCTGGTGCTCGCCCAGGCGACCATGCCCAGTTTCGTCCGGTACGGCGCCTATCCCTATATCGTGGTGGTCCGCGAGAACCCGGCGGGGGCGTCGTCCAGCCAGGCCATCGAGCATCGGTTCGTCGGCCTGTTCACCATCGCCGCCATGAATGCCAATGTACTGGAGATCCCGCTGATCTCCCGGCGGGTCGATGAGGTGCTGGCGCAGTCACATTCGGATCCCAGCCATCCCGGCCAACTGATGCTCGACGTCATCCAGACCATCCCGCGCTCCGAGCTCTTCGCGCTGCACACTCCGGATCTGATGGAGATGGCGCGTGCCGTGGTCGATCTAGGGTCGCTGCGGCGCACCCTGTTGTTCCTACGCGCTGATCAGCTCGGCCATTTCGTCTCGGCACTGGTGTATCTGCCACGCGATCGCTACACCACCGCGGTGCGGCTGTCGATGCAGGACATCCTGGTGCGTGAACTCGGCGGCGCCAGCATCGATTATGCGGCACGGGTAAGCGAATCGCCTTGGGCGCTGGTGCACTTCACCGTCAAGATGCCCGACGGGGTGCAACGCTCCGATATCGACACCTCTGCTCAGAACGAGGATCGGATCCAGCAGCTGCTGACCGAGGCGGCGCGCACCTGGGCGGACCGGCTGATCGGTTCGGTCAAATCCGGTTCGCTGAGCCAGGGGTCGGCCGAGCATTACGCCAACGCCTTCCCCGAGGTGTACAAGCAGGCGTTCACACCCAAGGAAGCCATCGATGACATCGCGATCATCGAGGAACTGCAGGACAATTCGGTCAAGCTGGTGTTCCGCGACGGCGGACAGGACCGCGTCGACTGGCTGACCTGGTACCTGGGTGGGCGCTCGGCGTCACTGTCGGAGCTGCTGCCGATGCTGCAGTGCATGGGTGTGGTGGTGCTCGAGGAGCGACCCTTCATGGTCACCCGCCCCGACGGGTTGCCGGTGTGGATCTACCAGTTCCGGGTGTCCCCACACCAGTCCATCCCGTCGACTCCCGACTCCCAGATCGAGGATGTGGCGCGACGGTTCGCCGACACGGTCACCGCGATCTGGCACGGCCGCGCCGAGATCGACCACTTCAACGAACTGGTGCTGCGCGCCGGTCTGACCTGGCAACAGGTGACCATCCTGCGTGGCTACGCGAAATACCTTCGCCAGGCCGGTTTTCCGTACAGCCAGTCCTTTGTCGAGGGGGTTCTCAACGGCAATCCCAGCACCGCGCGGTCGCTGGTCGAACTGTTCGAGGCGCTGTTCACCCCGGAGGCCGATCTCGCCGAATCCGGCCGGACGCTGGACGCCCAGGCCGCCGCGGCCGCCGTCGCGGCCGATATCGACGCGCTGGTCAGCCTGGACACCGATCGGGTGCTGCGGGCCTTCGCCAGTCTGGTGCAGGCCACCCTGCGCACCAACTATTTCGTCGGATCGCCGGATTCGGCGCGGGCCCAGGATGTGTTGTCGTTCAAGCTGAACCCCGGCCTGATCGACGAATTGCCGTTGCCAAGGCCCAAATTCGAGATCTTCGTCTACTCGCCGCGCGTCGAGGGCGTGCACCTGCGGTTCGGCTTCGTCGCCCGTGGCGGGCTGCGCTGGTCGGACCGCCGTGAGGATTTCCGCACCGAGATCCTCGGTCTGGTCAAGGCGCAGGCGGTCAAGAACGCCGTCATCGTTCCGGTCGGCGCTAAGGGCGGGTTCGTGGTCAAGTCGCCGCCGGTGCCCACCGGTGACGCGGCCGTCGACCGGGATGCCACCCGCGCCGAGGGCGTGGCCTGCTACCGGTTGTTCATCTCGGGGCTGCTCGACCTGACCGACAACGTCGACAAGTCCACCGGTGAGGTGGTCACCCCCGCCGGGGTGGTACGCCGCGACGGCGACGACGCCTATCTGGTGGTCGCCGCGGACAAGGGCACCGCGACCTTCTCCGATATCGCCAACGATGTCGCGAAATCCTACGGTTTCTGGCTCGGTGACGCCTTCGCCTCCGGCGGTTCGGTCGGCTACGACCACAAGGCGATGGGGATCACCGCCAGAGGTGCCTGGGAATCGGTGAAGCGGCACTTCCGTGAGATCGGGGTGGACACCCAGTCCCAGGACTTCACCGTCGTCGGCGTCGGCGATATGAGCGGTGACGTGTTCGGCAACGGTATGTTGTTGTCCAAGCACATCCGGCTCGTCGCGGCCTTCGACCACCGGGACATCTTCCTCGACCCCGATCCCGATCCGGCGGCCTCGTGGGCCGAACGCGAGCGGATGTTCGCGCTGCCGCGGTCCAGCTGGGCCGACTACGACACCCGCCTGATCAGCGAGGGCGGCGGGGTGTTCAGCCGCGCACAGAAGTCGATCCCGATCAGTGCGCAGGTGCGGGAGGTACTCGGCCTGCCCGACGGCGTGCAGGAGATGACCCCGCCCGCCCTGATGAAGGCCATCCTGCTCGCGCCGGTGGACCTGTTCTGGAACGGCGGCATCGGCACCTATATCAAGGCCGAATCCGAATCCGACGCCGATGTGGGCGACCGCGCCAACGACGCGGTGCGCGTCAACGGAAACCAGTTGCGCGTCAAGGTCGTCGGGGAAGGCGGCAACCTCGGGGTGACACAGCGCGGTCGTATCGAATTCGATCTGGCCGGCGGCCGGATCAACACCGACGCGCTGGACAACTCGGCCGGGGTGGACTGCTCCGATCACGAGGTCAACATCAAGATCCTGGTCGACTCCCTGGTCACCACCGGCAAGGTCAGTGCCGACGAGCGCACCGAGCTGCTGATGTCGATGACCGACGAGGTCGGCCGGCTCGTGCTGGCCGACAATATCGACCAGAACGACCTGATGGGCACCAGCCGGGCGAACGCGGCCAGCCTGCTGGCCGTGCACGCCCGTCAGATCCGTGAGTTCGTCACCGAGCGCGGGCTCAACCGCGAGCTGGAGGCGCTGCCCTCGGAGAAGGAGATCCTGCGCCGCCGCGAGATCGGCATCGGGCTGACCTCACCGGAGTTGGCCACCCTGATGGCGCACGTCAAACTGACGCTCAAGGACGAGGTGCTGCGCACCGATCTGCCTGATCAGGAGGTGTTCGCGGCGCGGATACCGCAATACTTCCCGGTCGAGTTGCGGGACCGGTTCGTCGGTGAGATCCGCTCGCATCAGCTGCGCCGGGAGATCGTGACCACCATGCTGGTCAACGATCTGGTGGACACCAGCGGCATCACCTACGCCTACCGGATGACCGAGGACACCGGCGTCGGACCGGTCGACGCCGTGCGCGCCTACGCCGCCACCGATGCCATCTTCAAGGTCGGCGAGGTGTGGCGGGATATCAAGGAGGCCGGGATCGGTGGACTGCCTACCGCCGTCACCGACCGGATGACCCTTGATCTGCGCAGGCTCATCGACCGGGCGGGACGCTGGCTGGTCAACTACCGCCCGCAGCCGCTGGCCGTCGGTGCGGAGATCAACCGCTTCGCCGAGCAGGTGGCCACGCTGACCCCGCTGATGCCGCAATGGCTGCGCGGTGACGACAAGGCCATCGTGGCAAAGGAATCCGGTGAGTTCGAGGCCCAAGGGGTGTCCAAGGAACTGGCCTACACGGTGGCCAACGGCCTGTACCGGTACAGCCTGCTCGACGTCATCGACATCGCCGATATCGCCGACCGGGACGCCGTGGAGGTGGCCGACACCTATTTCGCGTTGATGGATCACCTGGGTATCGACGGTCTGCTGACCGCGATCTCGGGCCTGGAACGCGATGATCGCTGGCATTCGTTGGCGAGATTGGCCATCCGCGACGATATCTACGGTTCGTTGCGGGCGCTGTGCTTCGATGTGCTGGCGGTCGGCGAGCCGGACGAGACCGGTGAGCAGAAGATCGAGGAGTGGGAGTTCACCAACAGCTCCCGGGTCGACCGCGCACAGCGCACGCTCGACGAGATCCAGTCCGAGGGGCAGCGCGACCTCGCCACGCTGTCGGTGGCGGCCCGCCAAATTCGTAGCATGACAAGGACTTCGGGAACGGGGACAAGTGGCTGA
- the ettA gene encoding energy-dependent translational throttle protein EttA: protein MAEFIYTMRKVRKAHGDKVILDDVFLNFLPGAKIGVVGPNGAGKSSVLKIMAGIDQPNNGDAFLQPGATVGILMQEPELDETKTVRENVEAGVAIKAKLNRYNEVAELMATDYTDELMEEMGQLQEELDAADAWDIDSQLEQAMDALRCPPPDEPVTHLSGGEKRRVALCKLLLSKPDLLLLDEPTNHLDAESVLWLEQHLAAYKGAILAVTHDRYFLDNVAEWILELDRGRAYPYEGNYSTYLEKKAERLEVQGKKDQKLQKRLKEELAWVRSGAKARQAKNKARLDRYEEMAAEAEKTRKLDFEEIQIPAPPRLGNTVVEVSHLDKGFDGRILIKDLSFTLPRNGIVGVIGPNGVGKTTLFKTIVGLEEPDSGTVKVGETVKLSYVDQSRAGIDPKKNVWQVVSDGLDYIEVGQNEIPSRAYVSAFGFKGPDQQKPAGVLSGGERNRLNLALTLKEGGNLILLDEPTNDLDVETLSSLENALENFPGCAVVISHDRWFLDRTCTHILAWEGDDDNEAKWYWFEGNFGAYEENKIARLGADAARPHRVTHRKLTRD, encoded by the coding sequence ATGGCCGAATTCATCTACACGATGCGCAAGGTGCGCAAGGCGCACGGCGACAAGGTCATCCTTGACGACGTCTTCCTGAACTTCCTCCCGGGCGCCAAGATCGGCGTGGTCGGGCCCAATGGCGCGGGTAAGTCCAGCGTCCTCAAGATCATGGCCGGCATCGATCAGCCCAACAATGGCGACGCCTTCCTCCAGCCCGGGGCGACGGTCGGAATCCTGATGCAGGAGCCCGAGCTCGACGAGACCAAGACGGTCCGGGAGAACGTCGAGGCGGGCGTCGCCATCAAGGCCAAGCTCAACCGGTACAACGAGGTCGCCGAGCTGATGGCGACCGACTACACCGATGAGCTCATGGAGGAGATGGGCCAGCTGCAGGAAGAGCTGGACGCCGCCGACGCGTGGGATATCGACTCGCAGCTGGAGCAGGCCATGGATGCGCTGCGCTGCCCGCCGCCCGATGAGCCGGTCACCCACCTCTCCGGTGGGGAGAAGCGCCGCGTCGCACTGTGCAAGCTGCTGCTGAGCAAGCCCGACCTGCTGCTGCTCGACGAGCCGACCAACCACCTCGACGCCGAGAGCGTGCTGTGGCTGGAACAGCACCTCGCCGCCTACAAGGGCGCCATCTTGGCCGTCACCCACGATCGTTACTTCCTCGACAATGTCGCCGAGTGGATCCTGGAACTCGATCGCGGTCGCGCCTACCCCTACGAGGGCAACTACTCCACCTACCTGGAGAAGAAGGCCGAGCGCCTGGAGGTGCAGGGCAAGAAGGACCAGAAGCTGCAGAAGCGGTTGAAGGAAGAACTTGCCTGGGTGCGCTCCGGTGCCAAGGCCCGTCAGGCCAAGAACAAGGCCCGCCTCGACCGCTACGAGGAGATGGCTGCCGAGGCCGAGAAGACCCGCAAACTCGACTTCGAGGAGATCCAGATCCCGGCCCCGCCGCGACTGGGCAACACCGTGGTCGAGGTCAGTCACCTGGACAAGGGTTTTGATGGCCGCATCCTGATCAAGGACCTGTCCTTCACCTTGCCCCGCAACGGCATCGTCGGCGTCATCGGTCCGAACGGTGTCGGTAAGACGACGCTGTTCAAGACGATCGTCGGCCTCGAAGAGCCCGACAGCGGCACCGTGAAGGTCGGCGAGACGGTCAAGCTCAGCTATGTCGACCAGAGCCGAGCCGGCATCGATCCGAAGAAGAACGTCTGGCAGGTCGTCTCCGACGGTCTGGACTACATCGAGGTCGGCCAGAACGAGATTCCGTCGCGGGCGTATGTGTCGGCGTTCGGCTTCAAGGGACCGGACCAGCAGAAGCCCGCGGGCGTGCTCTCCGGTGGTGAGCGCAACCGGTTGAACCTCGCGCTCACCCTGAAAGAGGGCGGCAACCTGATCCTGCTCGACGAGCCCACCAACGACCTCGACGTCGAGACGCTGTCCTCGCTGGAGAACGCGTTGGAGAACTTCCCCGGCTGCGCCGTGGTCATCAGCCACGATCGCTGGTTCCTGGACCGGACCTGCACCCACATCCTCGCGTGGGAGGGCGATGACGACAACGAGGCGAAGTGGTACTGGTTCGAGGGCAACTTCGGCGCCTACGAGGAGAACAAGATCGCCCGTCTGGGCGCCGACGCGGCCCGCCCACACCGGGTCACGCACCGCAAGCTGACTCGCGACTGA